cacttgcattgtgagatctgaaatatactttttaaacctaatgttataacttttaatgtttatgcattttacatttttacagatcTTTTGACCACATGCTGGTTTATTGGCTCTCACCTCACGTGATGGCAAACCAACAGTCACATAAACCCACACAAATATATCAAATGACCAGTGCGATTAGGGCTGACAGCCAGCAGCATGACCTCttttttactttcttctgtgagTATTGTGCCAAGTCCTCCACCTTCGCAAATAAGATAAGAGCACAACTGCAAGAACTCTCCCAGCGCTGCGCTAATGTTTAACTAGATAATTCTTCTGTTAGGGGCAAGAAAAGTAAATGGGCACAATTTCATTCCGTCCTGTCATTTCAGTACTTCAGTTTCATGTGATAGAGGCAAGAAAATGGAAGAGACTTTGGAGAATGTGAACACACCGTCTGAATTAAAAGCATCTGATGCAGGTATGAATTAAATCAAAATGTTGTAGTTTTTTTAAAGTAAGAAATCAGTATGAAGAACAGCTTGAGAGCCCGAATTTGTTCTATTAGTTTGTGTTTGAAACTGAGTTCTTAAGTGCAAAATTTGTACCCTGAACCTTTTCATGTGTAGTTCTTCCTTATGTTGGACTCTTTATTATAGGATCTATTCCTGCTCGTTTATATGGCTATGATGagtaagatatttaagactttagCACATTGTTGCAGTAAACAGGGTGTGATTATGTTCATATATCAGTATATCTTATCTAATATATCTTATATACCTTTCCTCTTATTAACCACTGCCTTTAAAAATTGCAATGAGCAACTTTTAGATACAAAGACAATGCTGAATACTTCTATGTGGTGCTACCTTAAATGCTTTACTGCAATACCTGATgtattaaaggggcagttcacttaaaatagaaaaatgattctgtcatcacttactcaccctcatgctgttccagatgtgtgactttctttcttctgcagaacacaaatgaagatttttagaagaatatttcagctctgtaggtccatacaatgcaagtgaatggtgaccggaactttgaagctccaaaaagcacataaaggcagcataaaagtaatccatacaactccagtggtttaatccatgtcttcagaagtgatatgatccaTATTTTTTCCTATACgttttcctccctgcccaatagggggGCGATGTGCATGAAGAAACTAaataatgtgaaagtaaaagtggagatttatagtaaaaaggacttaaacattgttctgtttctcacccacacatatcatatgacttctgaagacattgattaaaccactggagtcgtatggattacttttatgctgcctttatgtgctttttggagcttcaaagttctagtcaccatttgctagcattgtatgaacctacagagctgaaatattcttctaaaaatcttcatttgtgttccgcagaagaaagaaagtcacacacgtcTGGGatgtaaatgaggagagaattttcatttttgtttgaactgttaTTTTACAACAACAGGCAAACAGAAAAGGACTGAgtggtttgtttatttgtttggtaGGTGGAATTCGGCTACGGCTGAGAGACAGAGACCTGCTAAAGAAACGGAAGGCGGAGGCAGAGGAAAAGGCAACAAACCAGTGGGTTTATGGGTAAAGATAGTATTGAGATGGGAAAGGCTAATGAGCACTAATTATTTACCAATTCAATCACATTGTGGTACTGACGGATGCACAAATAAGGTCATCGAAAGATTAAGTTATTGCATAATATTCTCCTAACTTTGACTGCAGGGTACAAAGCATTAAAAGAGCAAGAAAGAGTACCAGCGGTACCCCAGGAAAGAAAGGTCGACCAAGAAAAAAGCAACCTATTGTTGAAGAGCAGCCAAAAGTAGAGGAGCAGTCCATACCAGAAGAGCTCTGTGAGGTTCAGGAAACCGACCCTTCCCTGCCACATTTCCCAACATGCTACCAGTATTGCCCAATGATCCCGAGACAGTGACTCTGCCACCAGCGGAACCACAACCAGAGTTGGTGCCAGTGCACATAATAAGTGATAAACCTCTTGAGGAGTTTCTGATCGAGGATCTGGGGCCTGATGAGGAAGACAGTCCAATGCCTCAAGAACGGCTAGGCACTGACACAGGTAACTGCAGAAATGCCCTTGCATGTTTCACATGGACCATATTTGTGTACATAAAAGATTTTGTCAAACCAAACCAGTGTATGTTGGTTTTCAGGTGATGTGCCTGAACAGAGTCAAGTCTCCATCCCAACATCTCCTCCAGCTCCGGAAATCCCAACTTTTCCTCCAGGTCCGGAAATCCCAACGTCTCCTCCAGGTCCCGCTCCTTATCCAGAGAGCCTACCGGAGAATTTACTCTGAGTCTCTTATTTCAGAGTCACGGTGCTCTAGAACGCACGGAGAACAACTCAATACCCAAATGATTTTTATTTCAACCTCAAAGCAAgaacaaatttaaatgtactcaAACAATTTCACTGTTTTGTGTTTACATGCCGCTCATCAATATAATCtgtcaaatgaaaacaaaccagacatattgcttaattaaaaacaaaaacagaaaataatgaaTGTATAAAATATTGAACTTTTGTGCCTCCTAGTGATTGTAAAGTGACTCAaaagtgatgttttttttattgcattagaaCAAAGAATCTTAGTTTGTTTGTACaactatttaaaatgaaatgggttttatattttgtctttgtCACTGATTCATTCACACTCACTTGTAAATCCATCATCCTCTCACTTCAAATATCTGGATTAACATTTTGTGTGACatttagtaaataaaaaaagtttccaGAACAAAATTAACTATTCAGAAAGTAGCAtaaacactaataataataataaaaataacaataataataataaacaaagaaactGTAGTAAGCTTGGCATTACTACACAGACATTAACATGCAGTAAGTAACTGATCTATACTgtaaactataaaaataattaattccatcttcagggttttttgttttagACGTTTTTACAGCTCTAAATGACGGACCTGCTGAATCACCCTGACAGCTGAATGActgacttaaagggacagttcacccaaaaatgaaaaactcatcatttactcaccctccatgtctatctgcagagcacaaatgcaaagtgaatgctgaccagaactttgaagctccaaaaggcacataaaggcagcataaaagtaatccatatgactccagtggtctaatccatgtcttcagaaatgatatgataggtgaggatgagaaacagatcaatatttaggtcctttactataaattctcctctctgacCAATAAtgttatgcacaaagaatgtgaaagtgaaactgtaGATTGATGGCAAACAAGGactggttctcacccacacctcacaCTTAGCTTCTATTTTTTATCAtacaataaatctccaatttcaaacagccctcctaagtgCTCTTCTCTTTTtaagagttcttcttttgtttttggagagtCATGGATATCAAGATTTAATAGTAAATacaggacttaattattgatccgtttctcacccacacctatcatatcgcttctgaagacttggattaaaccactggagtcttatggattaattttatgctgcctttatgtgctttttggagcttcaaagttctggtcaccattcacttgcattgtatggacctacacagctgaaatattcttctaaaaatcttcatttgtgttctgcagaagaaagaaagtcacacacatctggaatggcatgagggtgagtaaatgatgagagaatttacatttttgggtgaactgcccctttaatgcTCAGGTGACAATGGAACAGTTTTGCTGCAAGTTTGTAGTTTTGATTCCTGCAGATTGGGAAGCTTAGAGACTTGACTGGATGATACCGTTCTCAATGTGCCCATCTCAGCACTGTCTCAGCACCGTAACGGGGCTGTCCAGACATGCAACCACTCTAGTCGAGGATAGGTCAATTAACAGCTTGGCCAAAGTTGTGTACCTGAACCACATGCACCAGTACTAATGTGGCTAAACCCACAGCCTATGACTCACCATCATGAGGACAGCACAGCAAGAGCAGGGCCGTTCCCTCAGTCACGCGTGTTTGCATTCGAGACAGCTGCCTCTAAAATCCCCCCCAAATATCTTCCTGCTGTGTATCACCACGTCTAAATGTCACTATCAAACTGTTATtcccatttaaaggaatagttccccctaaaatgacaattatttACTCATgcttatgctgttccaaacctgtatggctttcttctgtggaacacaaagatattttgaagaatgtctaagctgtttttttccccatataatgcaagttaatggggaTCCAAACGTTCAAGCTCCAACAAGGAaaaaaagtagcataaaagtaatccatccataCGATTATATTACACCTTCTATAGTtgtatgataggtttgggtgaaaCACAGACCACAATTTGAGTCCCTTCTCACGTATGAGTTACACTTGACATTAGCGAATCAGGAGAGAAGCTCCTTTATGCGTTCCAGCACTTGAAACGTGTTCACGCAAGAATGTAAGTGGTTACACTCTAAATAACATATGCTTTAAATTGATTTACTtattgttcagaatggtgagtatATGTGCTCTTCCTGGATGCCTCAACCAACAGAATAGTTCAAGCGTGAAAAAATGTGAATGAGTTTCTCTCATAAACGTGCCAAGGAGAGCTAgggtggatgtcaagatttttagtgaataaggACTCATTTTGGCCTATCACTCAAACCTATAGTATCGCTTCagacttttatattttcatgCTACCTGTATGTCCATTTTGGTCAATATaggtcatataggtttggaacggcatgagggtgagtaaacaaagagagaattatcatttttatatcaGAGCCCTGGCACATCCCATCTCTCTAACTTGATGGCCATTCTGGTCCGAGAGTCATTTCCTGTCATAGTCAATATTGAAGTgttatcagacacacacacagagagagagagagagagagagagagagagagagagagagagagagagaccacaaTAAGAAAGATTCAGGTTTTTTTAACATCAGTGAGCTCTGAACTCTCCACGGGTTTGACTCTCACGACCTCAGCAAAGCCATCTCCAAACCAGCAGGTGATGTCAGCTGTATCCAGGGTGAAGAAGAACAGACGGTCTTGACAACTTGTGCGACGATATACTGATCTGGGGTCAGCGGAGAGAATGCTGCAGATGGCCGACACCGCCTCGTCACGTCCTTTCAAGAACTGGAACCTTGGCCTTTTGCTGTCTATTAAATCAAAATTCAGTTAGAAACATGACAACTGTGCATGTTGATTCTGCACAAAAAATAACACATGATCACAAGTTCATTTAATGTGTGAAAAGAGCAGTCAGGCATTTTGCACATAtggtaaaatttcagcacttaaatagcgccttttttaaccttagcggtattcaaagtctcattcacacacacacacacacacactcactcacacactcactcacacactcactcacacacactcacacacactcactcactcacactcacaaacagacacactcacgcacacacacacaaacagacacactcactcacacaaacagacacactcacacacacacacacaaacagacactctcacacacacaaacagacacactcactcagtcactcacagacacactcacaaacagacacactcactcagtcactcacagacacactcactctcacacacacaaacagacacactcactcagtcactcacacactcactcactcacagacacactcactcagtcactcacagacacactcactctcacacacacaaacagacacactcactcagtcactcacacactcactcactcacagacacactcactcagtcactcacagacacactcactctcacacacacaaacagacacactcactcagtcactcacacactcactcactcactcacagacacactcactcagtcactcacacactcactcacacacacacaaacagacacactcacacactcactcactcacacacactcactcactcacacactcactcattcactcacacactcactcattcactcacacacacacacactcactcacacacacactcactcactcacacacacactcacacacaccaatggtggcagagctgccatgctaggtgctagtctgccattgggagtaacttggggttcagtgtcttgcccaaggacacttcggcatgtggagtcatgtgggccgggaatcaaaccaccaaccctgcgattagcggccgacccgctcaaACACCTGACCCACAGCTGCCCCTCATATGTTTTTGGCTGCACTCACTTCCATGTGTCGAAGTATGCTTGTGTACCTGCACTGTCACATGGAGCAAACTCTAGGAGCTCCTTCTCAGCACTCACAGTAAATCGCACATCTAGGGGACTGATAGGGGGTGCCCTGACCCAGGCAGCAATAGTACTGTAGGACTCCGGCCCATATCTGAGCCTGGATGGACTGGCAGGGGTTGTGCTCGCTGAACTGCACTCAGAAGCACCCATGTTTATGTCCTCAGCTGGATTTTCAGAGAAAAGCTGCCCGTGAGTCAGGTAGTGTTTCACCTCTGCTAGCACATCAGTCACATCTTTGCCTCCAGACCTCTGTGACCAAGACGACTCTGAGGAAGGCTCAGATGATGTCTGTAAGAGTTCAGGATCTTCATCTAGCTCCATCTCCTGGGCAATCACAGGGTCTGTGCATGATGCTAGTCTGTGTTCACTATCGGCCTTGTCTGTCGCTGCTTTAGGAGAGTCGTAGTCTGGAATATATGGTTTGATGTCCAGGACAGGTGTTCCAGCGATTATATCAACCCCTGACAGGTGGAGTGTATCTCcttgaaaatcaaatgaccagCGATTACTACCAGTGATATATGCAATTATACTCAAAGGATCTTTCACATGTATTTGATGTGCAAAACACCCTTTTGCTTATCTtatgaaaacatacaaataaatcatAAGTTTGAATGCTATCATAGTGGAGGATGTTTTGCAGTAGTTGTCCCACTGAGCCGAAAGCCATTGCTCCATGACACGTTTTATGTTTGGATTGAGGGTGATGgtctaatcataaaatatatatatatatatatttggatgtatttgttagcatttgttcatccaaaaatgacaattctctcctcatttactcacctccatCTCAAAttcataagactttctttctacggcagaacacaaagaaagattttttttgaaGGATAAATTATGAATGTTGATCGTCAATggcgaccaaaactttgaagctcaaaaaagcacatacaggcagcataaaagcaatccatagaACTcaactggtttaatccatgtcttcagaaaccaACCAAAattcaagtcctttttcactataatagtttgtattttttctctctcactttttctccccaatgtgtaacgcccaattcccaatgcgctctaagtgctcatggtggcgtagtgactcgcctcaatccgggtggcggaggacaaatctcagttgcctccgcgtctgagaccatcaatctgcacatcctatcacgtgacttgttgagcacgttaccatggagacgtagcgtgtgtagaggcttcacgctattctccgcggcatccacgcacaactcaccacacgccccaccgagagcgagaaccacattatagcgaccatgaggaggttaccccatgtgactctaccctccctagcaaccgggccaatttggttgctaaggagacctggctggagtcactcagcacgccctggtttcaaactcacgactccaggtgtgg
This genomic window from Xyrauchen texanus isolate HMW12.3.18 chromosome 11, RBS_HiC_50CHRs, whole genome shotgun sequence contains:
- the hemgn gene encoding hemogen translates to MEETLENVNTPSELKASDAGGIRLRLRDRDLLKKRKAEAEEKATNQWVYGVQSIKRARKSTSGTPGKKGRPRKKQPIVEEQPKVEEQSIPEELCEVQETDPSLPHFPTCYQYCPMIPRQ
- the trmo gene encoding tRNA (adenine(37)-N6)-methyltransferase, encoding MSRCSCAEHVRKLTQQVTVMRREIKNLRQQIDGSIRAHKKQMSSLQSMLTDCMKHDRLQSVSKSPSQNPSGMNQLLEQGRIHTLPIGYISSCFAVKNGTPRQPTICSSSRASLKIDPSVFNNPEHSLIGLEQYSHIWIIFLFHKNGQMSCKAKVKPPRLNGQKVGVYSTRSPHRPNALGLTLAKLERITGDTLHLSGVDIIAGTPVLDIKPYIPDYDSPKAATDKADSEHRLASCTDPVIAQEMELDEDPELLQTSSEPSSESSWSQRSGGKDVTDVLAEVKHYLTHGQLFSENPAEDINMGASECSSASTTPASPSRLRYGPESYSTIAAWVRAPPISPLDVRFTVSAEKELLEFAPCDSADSKRPRFQFLKGRDEAVSAICSILSADPRSVYRRTSCQDRLFFFTLDTADITCWFGDGFAEVVRVKPVESSELTDVKKT